The Methanosphaera stadtmanae DSM 3091 genome includes a window with the following:
- a CDS encoding glycosyltransferase family 4 protein, whose translation MNICIVTEYFPHSENLEIKGGVEVCAFNEAQQLSKYNNITVLTSNDENNTDDFYIDNIHVICCGNKRNYTQKGSFTKRLLFMKDAYAVGCNLKDMDLIIGYNFITYPVAWKISQKLDIPIVARYHDVWIGRWIDTMGVSGIFGEALERYFLKQDIDLILPVSDYTKNNLLPYFPGERIKTVHNIVDFPSVTSKPYTNPTIACVARLVEYKRVEDLIRAISIIKDSIPKIQCKIIGTGPLESQLKQLSKELDLDDNIEFLGFVEKHEDVMKVVNSSKIFCLPSVVEGFGIVIIEALSLKTPFVAAEIPPVVEASGRKGGLFYEPKNYKQLAKSLLKLLTDDKLYSQLQKEGYIQSKNYTKEAIGSRLNDIFNNIEEKKK comes from the coding sequence ATGAACATATGTATAGTTACTGAATATTTTCCACATAGTGAAAATCTTGAAATAAAAGGAGGAGTTGAAGTCTGTGCATTTAATGAAGCACAACAATTATCAAAATATAATAACATAACAGTACTAACATCAAATGATGAAAACAATACTGATGATTTTTATATAGATAATATTCATGTAATTTGTTGTGGAAATAAAAGAAACTATACACAAAAGGGTTCATTTACTAAAAGATTACTTTTTATGAAGGATGCATATGCTGTTGGATGTAATCTTAAAGACATGGATTTAATTATTGGATATAACTTTATAACATATCCTGTTGCATGGAAAATATCACAAAAACTAGATATACCTATAGTTGCAAGGTATCATGATGTTTGGATTGGAAGATGGATTGATACTATGGGTGTAAGTGGTATTTTTGGAGAAGCTCTTGAGAGATATTTCCTAAAACAAGATATTGATTTAATATTACCAGTTAGTGATTATACAAAAAATAATCTATTACCTTATTTTCCAGGGGAAAGAATTAAAACAGTTCATAATATTGTAGATTTCCCCTCTGTAACATCAAAACCATATACTAATCCAACAATAGCATGTGTTGCTAGACTTGTTGAATATAAACGTGTTGAAGACTTAATTAGAGCAATTTCCATAATAAAAGACAGTATTCCTAAAATACAATGTAAGATTATTGGTACAGGACCACTTGAGAGTCAATTAAAACAATTAAGCAAGGAATTAGATTTAGATGATAATATTGAATTTTTGGGTTTTGTTGAAAAACATGAGGATGTTATGAAGGTTGTTAATTCCTCTAAAATATTCTGTCTTCCTAGTGTTGTTGAAGGATTTGGTATTGTTATTATTGAAGCTTTATCTCTTAAAACACCATTTGTTGCCGCTGAGATTCCACCTGTTGTTGAAGCAAGTGGCAGGAAAGGTGGTCTATTTTATGAGCCTAAAAATTATAAACAGTTGGCTAAGTCATTACTTAAATTATTAACTGATGATAAATTATATTCTCAATTACAAAAAGAAGGTTACATACAATCTAAAAATTATACAAAAGAAGCAATTGGTAGTAGATTAAATGATATTTTTAACAACATTGAAGAGAAAAAAAAGTAA
- a CDS encoding deoxyribonuclease IV, whose translation MFTIGAHLSISKGFENLGLEALSIDANTAQFFPRSPRGGKAKPLNQADVDGLQELMDNTTMDVILAHAPYIINLASKSEKTRNNAYEIFEDDLKRLDNLPNNMYNFHPGSHVQQGVEKGIELISDSLNKLIREDMKTTILLETMAGKGTEIGRTFEELESIIEKIDMDEKVGVCIDTCHIYDGGYDIVNDLDGVIDEFDSIIGLDRLKAIHLNDSKYGLNSHKDRHEKIGMGKIGIDAITEIINHKKLRDLPFYLETPNDVEGYKEEIDLLRGLYK comes from the coding sequence ATGTTTACAATAGGAGCTCATTTATCAATTAGTAAAGGATTTGAAAATTTAGGTCTTGAAGCATTAAGTATAGATGCTAACACTGCACAATTTTTCCCAAGAAGTCCACGTGGTGGAAAAGCAAAACCTTTAAATCAAGCAGATGTGGATGGTCTTCAAGAGTTAATGGATAATACTACTATGGATGTGATTTTGGCTCATGCACCTTATATAATAAATTTAGCTTCTAAATCTGAGAAGACAAGAAATAATGCATATGAAATATTTGAGGATGATTTAAAACGACTTGATAATCTACCTAATAATATGTATAATTTTCATCCAGGAAGTCATGTTCAACAAGGAGTTGAAAAGGGAATTGAATTAATTAGTGATTCATTAAATAAGTTAATAAGGGAAGATATGAAAACAACTATCCTTCTTGAGACTATGGCAGGTAAAGGAACTGAAATTGGGAGAACTTTTGAAGAATTAGAATCAATTATTGAAAAAATAGATATGGATGAGAAAGTTGGTGTTTGTATAGATACTTGCCATATATATGATGGTGGATATGATATAGTAAACGACCTTGATGGTGTTATTGATGAATTTGATTCAATAATTGGACTTGATAGACTTAAAGCTATTCATTTAAACGATAGTAAATATGGTTTAAATAGTCATAAGGATAGGCATGAAAAAATAGGTATGGGTAAGATAGGAATAGATGCAATAACAGAAATTATTAATCATAAAAAATTACGTGATTTACCATTCTATTTAGAAACACCAAATGATGTTGAAGGTTATAAAGAAGAAATAGATTTATTAAGGGGATTATATAAATAA
- a CDS encoding NAD-dependent epimerase/dehydratase family protein, with protein METNRILVTGGSGFIGTNLVNELRSRGHEVIAADLLNTDREDYVRTDVRNYRQIERTLEDEGPFDYVYHLAAEYGRWNGEAYYENLWQTNVIGTKNMIRLQEKNKFRMIFFSSAEVYGDYTGKMSEDVMENNPIKDTYQMNDYAISKWDGELMCMNSAKMFGTETVRVRPVNCYGPGEKYTPYRGFIPKFTYLALHDKPYTVYEGHKRIIDYVGDTARTFANIVDNFIPGEAYNIGGNQEWEMDIKDYSDLVLEATGRDDSLVTYKEAEPFTTKIKTIDFSKSIRDLKHDPKIKPKEGIKKTAEWMKWYYRLE; from the coding sequence ATGGAAACCAATAGAATATTAGTTACTGGTGGTTCAGGCTTTATTGGAACAAATTTAGTAAATGAACTAAGAAGTAGAGGACATGAAGTAATAGCAGCAGATTTATTAAATACTGATCGTGAAGATTATGTACGTACAGATGTTAGAAATTATAGACAAATTGAACGTACACTTGAAGATGAAGGTCCATTTGATTATGTATATCATCTAGCTGCAGAATATGGACGATGGAATGGAGAAGCATACTATGAAAATCTATGGCAAACAAATGTTATAGGTACTAAAAATATGATAAGATTACAAGAAAAGAATAAGTTTCGTATGATTTTCTTTTCATCAGCAGAAGTATATGGAGATTATACTGGAAAAATGTCTGAAGATGTAATGGAAAACAATCCCATTAAAGATACCTATCAAATGAATGACTATGCAATAAGTAAATGGGATGGAGAATTAATGTGTATGAACTCAGCAAAAATGTTTGGTACAGAAACTGTAAGAGTTCGTCCAGTAAATTGTTATGGTCCTGGAGAAAAATATACACCATACAGAGGATTTATACCAAAATTCACATATCTTGCATTACATGATAAACCATACACTGTATATGAAGGACATAAAAGAATCATTGATTATGTTGGAGATACAGCACGTACCTTTGCAAATATTGTGGATAATTTTATTCCTGGAGAAGCATATAATATTGGTGGAAATCAAGAATGGGAAATGGATATTAAAGATTATTCTGACTTAGTATTAGAAGCTACTGGACGTGATGATAGTCTAGTAACATATAAAGAAGCAGAACCATTCACTACAAAGATAAAAACCATTGATTTTTCAAAATCCATAAGAGATCTTAAACATGATCCTAAAATCAAACCAAAAGAAGGAATTAAAAAAACAGCTGAATGGATGAAATGGTATTATAGACTTGAATAA
- a CDS encoding GDP-mannose 4,6-dehydratase: MKWQDKNVLITGISGFVGAYLAERLIKEGSNVYGLVRRRTDGSIPTNIKNHGIENDFTQITGDLTDISSVANAIDKSEPDYIFHLAAQSFVPQSFDNPTDTEQNNSQGTNNLLEAMRIKDCDARMVFAGSSEEYGLVISSKDQYNAALKQYGSIFPDIKEGITHELPISETNPLRPMSPYAVSKVYGDFLTRNYYHSYGLDTVVSRAFNHEGAGRGKMFVTSVVTNQVIQLKLGLTDKITIGNVNAFRDWTHIEDIINGYLLLAKKGNSGDVYNQGSMRTNSILSYILLSIEQIGQKIESISTLNGDKVITNPTELNSDKYYGVSFDKTKVDSMILDDEIEYTIEDKGINVKTDTDNIKIEFNPARFRPAEVPILFSNTAKIQKLGAKTEHSVSDIIKDQLNYFIKEENR; encoded by the coding sequence ATGAAATGGCAAGATAAAAATGTATTAATTACGGGAATAAGTGGATTTGTTGGTGCATATTTAGCAGAAAGACTTATAAAAGAAGGAAGTAATGTTTATGGATTAGTTAGAAGAAGAACTGATGGATCCATTCCTACTAATATTAAAAACCATGGAATTGAAAATGATTTTACCCAGATAACTGGTGATTTAACAGATATTAGTTCTGTTGCCAATGCTATTGATAAATCAGAACCAGATTATATCTTTCATTTAGCAGCACAATCCTTTGTACCACAATCATTTGATAATCCTACAGACACTGAACAAAATAATTCACAAGGAACTAATAATTTACTTGAAGCAATGCGAATAAAAGATTGTGATGCACGTATGGTATTTGCTGGTTCAAGTGAAGAATATGGTCTTGTAATCTCCTCAAAAGATCAATATAATGCTGCACTTAAACAATATGGTTCCATATTTCCAGATATTAAAGAAGGAATTACACATGAATTACCAATATCTGAAACAAATCCTCTACGTCCAATGAGTCCTTATGCTGTTTCAAAAGTTTATGGTGATTTCTTAACAAGAAATTATTATCATTCATATGGATTAGATACTGTTGTATCAAGAGCATTTAATCATGAAGGTGCTGGTCGTGGAAAAATGTTTGTAACAAGTGTAGTTACAAATCAAGTAATACAACTAAAATTAGGCCTAACTGATAAAATAACAATAGGAAATGTTAATGCATTTAGAGACTGGACACATATTGAAGATATTATAAATGGATACCTTCTTCTTGCAAAAAAAGGTAATAGTGGGGATGTATACAATCAAGGTTCCATGAGAACAAATTCAATACTAAGTTATATTCTACTAAGTATTGAACAAATCGGTCAAAAAATAGAATCCATAAGTACATTAAATGGAGATAAAGTTATAACTAATCCAACAGAACTTAACTCTGACAAGTATTATGGAGTTTCATTTGATAAAACAAAAGTAGATTCAATGATACTAGATGATGAAATTGAATATACAATAGAAGATAAGGGAATAAATGTAAAAACTGATACAGATAATATTAAAATTGAATTCAATCCTGCAAGATTTAGACCAGCAGAAGTACCTATATTATTCTCAAATACAGCTAAAATACAAAAGTTAGGTGCTAAAACTGAACATTCAGTATCTGATATTATAAAAGATCAATTAAACTACTTTATAAAAGAAGAAAATAGATAA
- a CDS encoding metal-sensing transcriptional repressor, which produces MKQCMDLDNLHRRLRKIEGQVAAIDRMIEKDVPCEDVLMQVNAAKSALNKVGSIILEGHMNHCVKDAIDKGDSSEAIEDLSKIIDYYSRI; this is translated from the coding sequence ATGAAACAATGTATGGATTTAGATAATCTTCACAGACGTCTTAGAAAGATTGAAGGGCAGGTTGCTGCCATAGATCGTATGATTGAAAAGGATGTTCCATGTGAAGATGTTTTAATGCAGGTGAATGCTGCTAAATCTGCACTGAATAAAGTAGGTAGTATTATTCTAGAAGGACATATGAATCATTGTGTAAAGGATGCTATTGATAAAGGTGATAGTTCTGAAGCTATTGAAGATTTGTCTAAGATTATAGATTATTATTCTAGAATTTAA